Proteins encoded by one window of Ulvibacter sp. MAR_2010_11:
- a CDS encoding DUF6268 family outer membrane beta-barrel protein has protein sequence MVKKIAFVFFLIPVSSFAQEYVDLIKIGYGQTFNNGYVDVEGSTFVKSVEADLTFPVVVNDNHAIITGAAYSRNNLELFPEANFTSLHSTTLKLGLASTYTEKWSSTIVLLPKIASDYKHITGRDFYFGGLALLKYQKTEHLKYRFGLYATSEAFGLFTTPIIGWYYLSPNSRFEMDMSLPIAADVNYCLGATTLGIDYYGIGRSFRLYGDASESPVYVDLSSLEFATYIQFNALQKSVLLRAKVGYASNNYEVYADGDTIDLGLSAFSFGDSRTQLNPDLNGGVFVKFEAIYRFHIASGSAKQAEH, from the coding sequence ATGGTTAAAAAAATAGCATTTGTATTTTTTCTGATACCTGTATCGAGTTTTGCACAAGAATATGTGGATCTTATAAAGATTGGCTACGGCCAGACTTTTAATAATGGGTATGTCGATGTAGAAGGAAGTACCTTTGTAAAATCTGTTGAGGCAGATCTTACTTTTCCTGTTGTAGTCAACGATAATCACGCAATTATTACGGGCGCGGCTTATAGTAGAAATAACTTAGAACTTTTCCCTGAAGCAAACTTTACAAGTTTACACAGCACTACACTTAAATTAGGTCTGGCCTCTACATATACTGAAAAATGGAGCAGTACAATTGTTTTATTGCCAAAAATCGCTTCAGACTATAAGCATATTACGGGTAGAGATTTTTATTTTGGCGGATTAGCCCTTTTGAAATACCAAAAAACCGAACATTTAAAATATCGCTTCGGACTCTATGCTACTTCCGAAGCTTTCGGACTTTTCACCACTCCAATTATTGGGTGGTATTATCTAAGTCCCAATTCCAGATTCGAAATGGATATGTCGCTTCCAATTGCCGCCGATGTAAATTATTGTTTGGGCGCTACCACACTCGGAATAGACTATTACGGTATTGGGCGCAGTTTTCGTTTATATGGTGACGCCTCAGAATCTCCTGTTTACGTCGATTTAAGTTCTTTGGAATTTGCTACCTATATTCAATTTAATGCGCTTCAAAAAAGTGTACTGCTTCGGGCCAAGGTGGGGTATGCCAGTAATAACTATGAAGTGTATGCTGATGGCGATACTATAGATTTAGGACTTTCAGCATTTAGTTTCGGTGATAGTCGCACCCAATTGAATCCCGATCTTAACGGAGGCGTCTTTGTAAAATTTGAAGCCATCTATCGGTTTCATATTGCTTCCGGTTCAGCAAAGCAAGCTGAACACTAG
- a CDS encoding endodeoxyribonuclease: MLINLKNEIWKDFKKTSWRDNEIYKVSNYGRVLKYKFDPEGEMIKPYVLGGYEVFSVTKKTGKTDLIYIHRAVAHLFLENPLDKPYVIHTDFDKINNHFSNLDYATKEELVAHNKTNPEVIKARKKARLNPNYSKLSAGKVRMIKRKIFDPNRKTRMRLIAKQFGISEMQLYRIKSGENWGHIEYE; this comes from the coding sequence ATGTTAATTAATTTAAAAAACGAGATCTGGAAAGATTTCAAAAAAACGTCGTGGCGCGATAATGAAATTTACAAAGTATCAAATTACGGAAGAGTATTGAAATACAAATTCGATCCTGAGGGCGAAATGATTAAACCATACGTATTAGGTGGCTATGAAGTCTTTTCGGTAACGAAAAAAACCGGCAAAACAGATTTGATTTATATTCATAGAGCCGTTGCTCATCTCTTTCTTGAGAATCCGCTGGACAAACCGTATGTGATTCATACTGATTTTGATAAAATAAACAACCATTTTTCGAATTTAGACTATGCTACCAAAGAGGAATTGGTAGCGCATAATAAAACAAACCCGGAAGTGATTAAGGCAAGAAAGAAGGCGCGGTTAAATCCGAATTATTCAAAATTATCTGCCGGAAAAGTACGAATGATAAAACGTAAAATTTTCGATCCCAATAGAAAAACCCGCATGCGATTAATCGCAAAACAATTCGGTATTTCCGAAATGCAGCTCTATCGCATCAAGTCGGGCGAAAATTGGGGCCATATAGAATACGAATAA
- a CDS encoding T9SS type A sorting domain-containing protein, with the protein MKKLSLLLFLIVASLGTSISCVAQISFEGVQDFGRIYDITYHPTIQNKVYALSQGSHILESNDNGQTWTILYSYPQSGIALQRLEFLNGNSLSYNAAFSYDSSANTVYIFDLDTNSISKQYNPPTSGGDKEWVASFDIYAANTDIAIIHQGYKIGASNYAKVYYTADGGQSWTEIYYNENYDSVFPNNVAISPGDPTKLFIARGEGPTAIDGGLFYSEDTGATWTEKLAGNAFGPIRFHPVNPDIILLGTFIGNETSHTQNLFQSVDGGATWNAFPIVWSDYILDNIVDIRFDLQNPDNIIVLEENEVVLTTDGGANWQNFVYPDDNPYDYYYGLKASFNPFQSQEIMISANYYPMFSTDGGQSMSQLLNPFYPVTFVQVVPGSEPMLYYSVQSGITNRNLVTNAAESYDIFPINYISVNDEPAYFVDKYIDGRVYSFSGGFMGVNLFVSDDNGQNKTPVYTDFFVKASALATVPNNLNTVWLGLYDAGVRVIDFNDLNNVIVTTPNLPVSGIVTSIHIDEVDTNLIHIAIGAKIYQSVDGGANWELKNNGINLDPNNDLIFDFQQSPFHPNEYTIATSQGVYRSTDSSESWSQIYVGQNVRKIEYSEIAQNHIVASIYTSQFTDAQIVYSDTSGETWTEVPFEAIEYVGSNAMDYLFHEDSVDVYIGTYDLGVVKYTIALETLGNPEPTNPNLNVIVTPNPAQDVLFVNLKQGSVQKLTIISLTGQLQEVEYNESGIDVSHLPTGIYFIRVTGTSGDNFLQKFIKM; encoded by the coding sequence ATGAAAAAATTATCCCTATTACTCTTTTTAATTGTTGCCTCGTTGGGAACAAGTATTTCCTGCGTTGCTCAAATATCCTTTGAAGGTGTTCAGGATTTTGGACGCATTTACGATATTACCTATCATCCCACCATTCAGAATAAAGTGTATGCACTCTCACAAGGAAGTCATATTCTGGAGTCAAATGACAATGGTCAAACATGGACTATTTTATATAGTTATCCTCAAAGCGGTATTGCCCTTCAGCGATTAGAGTTTTTGAACGGGAATAGTTTGAGCTATAATGCTGCATTTTCCTACGATTCTTCTGCAAATACTGTTTATATATTCGATTTGGATACTAATTCCATTAGTAAACAATACAATCCACCAACTTCGGGAGGGGATAAAGAGTGGGTTGCATCCTTCGATATTTATGCGGCCAACACAGATATTGCCATAATACATCAAGGCTATAAAATTGGCGCTTCAAATTATGCAAAAGTATATTACACCGCTGATGGAGGCCAAAGTTGGACTGAAATTTATTACAATGAAAATTACGATTCTGTTTTTCCAAACAATGTGGCAATAAGCCCTGGAGATCCTACAAAACTATTCATTGCAAGAGGTGAAGGTCCTACAGCAATAGACGGAGGTTTGTTCTATTCGGAAGATACAGGTGCAACATGGACCGAAAAATTGGCAGGGAATGCGTTTGGCCCTATTCGATTTCATCCTGTCAATCCCGATATTATATTGTTGGGAACTTTTATTGGAAATGAGACTTCTCATACTCAAAACCTATTCCAATCTGTCGATGGGGGTGCTACATGGAATGCTTTCCCTATTGTTTGGAGCGATTATATTTTAGATAATATTGTGGACATTCGTTTCGATCTTCAAAATCCCGATAATATCATTGTACTCGAAGAGAATGAAGTTGTTTTAACAACCGACGGCGGCGCCAATTGGCAAAATTTTGTCTATCCGGATGACAACCCATACGATTACTATTACGGGCTAAAGGCATCTTTTAATCCGTTTCAGTCGCAGGAAATAATGATCAGCGCCAATTATTACCCTATGTTTTCTACGGACGGAGGACAATCAATGTCGCAATTACTCAATCCTTTCTATCCGGTAACATTTGTTCAAGTTGTTCCCGGCTCAGAACCAATGCTTTACTACAGTGTGCAAAGCGGTATTACAAATAGAAATCTTGTTACCAATGCCGCCGAATCTTATGATATTTTCCCTATTAATTATATTTCGGTAAACGATGAACCGGCTTATTTTGTGGATAAATATATCGATGGACGCGTATATTCGTTTTCGGGTGGGTTTATGGGTGTAAACTTATTTGTAAGCGATGATAACGGGCAGAACAAAACGCCTGTCTATACCGACTTCTTTGTAAAAGCAAGTGCTTTGGCCACGGTACCAAACAATCTAAATACTGTTTGGTTGGGGCTATATGATGCAGGTGTTCGCGTCATCGATTTCAATGACCTCAACAATGTAATAGTAACTACTCCCAATCTGCCAGTGTCGGGAATTGTTACCTCAATTCATATTGATGAAGTAGATACAAACTTGATTCATATAGCTATTGGTGCCAAAATCTATCAATCTGTCGATGGGGGAGCAAATTGGGAGTTGAAGAACAACGGAATTAATCTGGATCCAAATAATGATTTAATTTTCGATTTTCAGCAAAGTCCGTTTCATCCAAATGAGTATACCATTGCTACAAGTCAGGGGGTTTATAGATCAACCGATAGCTCTGAATCATGGAGTCAAATTTACGTTGGTCAGAATGTAAGAAAGATTGAATACTCTGAAATTGCTCAAAATCATATTGTAGCTTCAATTTATACAAGTCAATTTACTGATGCACAAATAGTGTATTCAGACACCAGCGGAGAAACCTGGACGGAAGTCCCCTTTGAAGCAATAGAATATGTAGGGTCTAACGCGATGGATTATTTGTTTCACGAAGATAGTGTTGATGTATATATTGGCACTTACGACCTGGGGGTTGTTAAATATACTATAGCGCTCGAAACTTTAGGAAATCCTGAGCCCACAAACCCTAATTTGAATGTGATAGTTACCCCAAATCCGGCGCAAGATGTGTTATTTGTTAATTTAAAGCAGGGGTCTGTTCAAAAATTGACCATCATTTCATTGACCGGACAACTTCAGGAAGTGGAATACAATGAGTCGGGAATAGACGTTTCACATTTACCAACGGGTATTTATTTTATCCGGGTTACAGGTACTTCGGGAGATAATTTTCTTCAAAAGTTTATTAAAATGTAA
- a CDS encoding tetratricopeptide repeat protein → MFSIKYLGIFLLIFLQTSEGIQRCDSLILSGVDAMLAKDHARSLELLTEARTMAVNNNWNSQLFLATNNIGANYYSMLDYGEALDYYLEAYTIALKELDVSHEMTVLNNIAILYSKERNFEKAEEYFLKAYDLAKENSLTDKKAIYAVNLGLVFNEKGDYLKANSYLNEALSLSGELPQVIMQAKVALADNYEKRGMHAEAKSLAESLLTQIDDSKYLEERLSLLLNLSAIYRKQGDFEAAISYAQSALSAELSWEQKIVLYERLANLFETTKDYENAIKAKDSVIYAKEQFYELKNGRLFESNKVKFEVQNYQNQLRQNQMELEEERKKVYTISGIALLIIVLIAWSLRNLYIKNKQRKILHRRSEEIMALELEKEKHENLILDKQLKENEALALLEKERFKNEIEQRNRKLTSKALYLAERNELIKIILDDLVKFQNNQTAQSLSVPIKKLKELLKTDVEWEKFIAHFEEVNQGVLSALKERHPDLNANDIRFISYVFMNLTNKEIASMLNITLEACRKRKERIAKKMDLEDSASLYHYLFTA, encoded by the coding sequence ATGTTTTCAATTAAATATTTAGGAATTTTTCTTTTAATCTTTCTTCAAACTTCGGAAGGAATACAACGCTGTGATTCTCTTATACTTAGCGGGGTTGATGCTATGTTGGCAAAGGACCATGCCCGATCGCTCGAATTGCTTACAGAGGCTCGCACTATGGCTGTCAATAACAATTGGAATTCGCAATTGTTTCTTGCAACCAACAACATAGGAGCCAATTATTATTCTATGCTGGATTATGGTGAGGCGTTGGACTACTATTTGGAGGCCTATACCATTGCCTTGAAGGAATTGGACGTTAGTCATGAAATGACGGTACTCAACAACATTGCGATTTTATATTCCAAGGAGCGAAATTTCGAAAAGGCCGAAGAATATTTTCTGAAAGCCTACGATTTGGCAAAGGAAAATTCACTCACCGATAAGAAGGCAATCTATGCTGTTAATTTAGGACTTGTCTTTAACGAGAAAGGGGATTATTTAAAGGCGAATTCGTATTTAAATGAAGCTCTTTCCCTTTCCGGCGAACTGCCTCAGGTTATTATGCAGGCAAAGGTTGCGTTGGCCGACAATTATGAAAAACGCGGAATGCATGCGGAAGCAAAGAGTTTGGCCGAGAGTTTACTTACGCAAATAGACGATTCGAAGTATCTCGAGGAACGCCTGTCCTTGCTTCTTAACTTGTCGGCTATTTATAGAAAGCAGGGCGATTTCGAAGCTGCTATATCGTATGCTCAAAGTGCGCTCTCTGCGGAGTTGAGCTGGGAACAGAAGATTGTACTTTACGAACGATTAGCCAATTTATTTGAGACCACTAAGGATTATGAAAATGCGATAAAGGCAAAGGATTCTGTGATATATGCAAAAGAGCAATTTTACGAGCTTAAAAACGGGAGGTTGTTTGAAAGCAACAAGGTGAAGTTCGAAGTACAGAATTATCAGAATCAACTTCGTCAAAACCAAATGGAGCTTGAGGAGGAACGAAAAAAGGTATATACAATCTCAGGAATTGCCCTGTTAATCATCGTTTTAATTGCCTGGTCGCTTCGAAATTTATATATCAAAAATAAACAGCGAAAAATTCTTCACAGGCGCAGCGAAGAAATTATGGCACTGGAGCTTGAAAAGGAAAAGCACGAAAATCTTATTCTGGATAAACAGCTCAAAGAAAATGAGGCCTTGGCTTTGCTGGAGAAGGAGCGTTTTAAAAATGAAATTGAGCAAAGAAACAGAAAGTTAACATCCAAAGCTCTCTATCTGGCCGAGCGAAATGAATTGATTAAAATAATATTAGATGATTTGGTTAAGTTTCAAAACAACCAAACCGCACAGTCTTTGTCGGTTCCTATCAAGAAATTAAAAGAACTTTTAAAAACAGATGTGGAATGGGAAAAATTCATTGCTCATTTTGAAGAAGTAAATCAGGGTGTACTCAGCGCTCTCAAGGAGAGGCATCCCGATTTAAATGCAAACGATATACGTTTTATTTCCTATGTCTTTATGAATCTTACGAACAAGGAAATTGCTTCCATGTTAAACATAACTTTGGAAGCCTGTAGAAAGCGCAAGGAACGCATTGCAAAGAAAATGGATCTGGAGGATAGTGCTTCGTTATATCATTATCTTTTTACGGCATAG
- the ileS gene encoding isoleucine--tRNA ligase produces the protein MSKNFKEYKGLDLPKLGEEVLDFWKSDSIFEKSIAIRDGAQPFVFFEGPPSANGLPGIHHVMARAIKDIFCRYKTQKGFKVDRKAGWDTHGLPIELGVEKELGITKEDIGKKISVEAYNEACRKAVMRYTDVWNKVTESYGYWVDMDDPYITYKPKYMETVWWILKQIYDKGLLYKGYTIQPYSPKAGTGLSSHELNQPGTYQDVTDTTVVAQFKAAAETLPNVLANVSNNIWFLAWTTTPWTLPSNTALTVGSKIDYVLIRTFNQYTFQPINVVLAKNLVAKQFGDRYEEKPNEEILESYKQGDKIIPYFIAAEFKGKKLEGIRYEQLLPYALPYETPENAFRVITGDFVTTEDGTGIVHTAPTFGADDAKVAKEATPEVPPLLVKDESGALVPLVDLQGKFRPEMGEFAGKYVKNEYYEDGEAPEKSVDVELAIKLKTENKAFHVEKYTHSYPNCWRTDKPILYYPLDSWFIKVTDFRDRMFDLNNTINWKPKATGEGRFGNWLANANDWNLSRSRYWGIPLPLWRTEDGKEEKIIGSIEELKAEMQKAVTAGLLEKDIFEEFVAGDFSEENYAKVDLHKNIVDAIILVSNTGKPMKREADLIDVWFDSGSMPYAQWHYPFENKEKVDEIWRKADFIAEGVDQTRGWFYTLHAIATMLFDDVAYKNVVSNGLVLDKNGQKMSKRLGNAVDPFETLNTFGPDATRWYMISNANPWDNLKFDSDGIAEVRNKFFGTLYNTYSFFSLYANLDNFQYAEADVPLEKRPEIDRWILSELNTLIQKVDDAYADYEPTRATRVISEFVQENLSNWFVRLSRRRFWKGSYGEDKISAYQTLYTCLETVARLGAPVAPFFMDRLYKDLTEGIVKKGEESVHLSNFPTSNASYINTALEHKMQQAQTISSLVLSLRQREKIKVRQPLQKIMIPVLDNASRKEIEAVADLIKSEVNVKEIELIDEGSGILVKQIKPDFKKLGPRFGKDMKAVAQAITGFGQEQISELEKEGEISVFINEKNTTLNLDDVVISSQDIEGWLVANANGITVALDISITPALKNEGIARELVNRIQNVRKDSGFEVTDRIEVTLQSEEQLHTAVQQNLDYIKQETLTEVLQFEDELSNGTEIAFDDIATRLRIKKH, from the coding sequence ATGAGCAAAAATTTTAAGGAATACAAGGGTTTAGACCTCCCCAAGTTAGGCGAAGAAGTACTCGATTTTTGGAAAAGTGACAGCATTTTCGAAAAGAGTATTGCCATTCGTGATGGGGCACAACCTTTTGTGTTTTTTGAAGGCCCACCATCGGCAAATGGATTGCCGGGGATTCATCACGTGATGGCACGCGCAATTAAGGATATTTTTTGTCGCTATAAAACTCAAAAAGGTTTTAAAGTAGACCGTAAAGCAGGGTGGGACACTCACGGACTGCCTATTGAATTAGGTGTTGAAAAAGAACTGGGAATTACCAAAGAAGATATTGGCAAAAAAATATCGGTAGAAGCCTATAATGAAGCTTGTCGTAAAGCGGTTATGCGCTATACCGATGTATGGAACAAGGTAACCGAAAGTTACGGCTATTGGGTAGATATGGACGATCCGTATATTACTTACAAGCCAAAGTATATGGAAACTGTGTGGTGGATTCTTAAACAAATCTACGACAAGGGTCTTTTGTATAAAGGATATACAATTCAGCCGTATTCTCCAAAAGCAGGAACCGGACTTAGTTCTCATGAGTTGAATCAGCCGGGAACCTATCAGGATGTGACCGATACTACAGTGGTCGCTCAGTTTAAAGCCGCTGCTGAAACCCTGCCCAATGTTCTTGCCAATGTTTCCAACAATATCTGGTTTTTGGCATGGACAACGACACCCTGGACGCTGCCTAGTAATACAGCTCTGACCGTTGGGTCTAAAATAGATTACGTACTAATAAGAACTTTTAATCAGTATACCTTTCAGCCTATCAATGTGGTTTTGGCCAAAAACTTGGTAGCCAAGCAATTTGGAGATCGCTATGAAGAAAAACCCAACGAAGAGATTCTGGAGAGCTACAAACAGGGAGATAAAATCATTCCTTACTTTATCGCAGCCGAATTCAAAGGAAAAAAATTAGAAGGAATTCGCTATGAGCAATTGTTGCCTTATGCGCTTCCTTATGAAACTCCCGAAAATGCCTTCCGGGTAATTACAGGAGATTTTGTTACCACCGAAGACGGTACGGGAATTGTCCATACCGCTCCAACCTTTGGCGCCGATGATGCCAAAGTTGCCAAAGAAGCCACCCCTGAAGTTCCGCCGTTATTGGTAAAAGATGAAAGCGGAGCACTGGTTCCTTTGGTCGATTTACAAGGTAAATTCAGACCCGAAATGGGTGAATTTGCCGGGAAATACGTCAAAAACGAATACTACGAGGACGGTGAGGCACCCGAAAAGAGCGTAGATGTGGAACTTGCCATAAAGCTGAAAACTGAGAATAAGGCTTTTCATGTTGAAAAATACACCCACAGTTACCCCAACTGCTGGCGTACCGACAAGCCTATTTTGTATTATCCACTGGATTCGTGGTTTATAAAAGTTACCGATTTCAGAGATCGTATGTTCGATCTTAACAATACCATCAACTGGAAGCCAAAAGCGACCGGAGAAGGCCGATTTGGAAACTGGTTGGCAAATGCCAACGATTGGAATCTTTCTCGCTCCAGATATTGGGGAATTCCTCTACCGCTTTGGCGTACCGAAGACGGGAAGGAAGAAAAAATAATAGGCAGTATTGAAGAGCTAAAGGCAGAAATGCAAAAAGCAGTTACCGCCGGACTTCTTGAAAAAGATATTTTTGAAGAGTTTGTTGCAGGAGATTTTTCAGAAGAAAATTACGCCAAAGTCGATCTTCATAAAAATATTGTCGATGCCATTATATTGGTTTCAAACACAGGGAAACCCATGAAACGGGAAGCCGATTTGATCGATGTGTGGTTCGATAGTGGTAGTATGCCCTACGCACAGTGGCATTATCCGTTTGAGAATAAAGAAAAAGTGGATGAAATTTGGCGTAAAGCCGATTTTATTGCGGAAGGCGTGGATCAAACACGAGGGTGGTTTTATACCCTTCATGCCATCGCTACAATGCTTTTTGACGATGTGGCCTACAAAAATGTGGTATCAAACGGCCTGGTTTTAGACAAGAACGGACAGAAAATGTCCAAACGTTTAGGAAATGCTGTTGATCCTTTCGAAACTTTGAACACCTTCGGACCGGACGCAACACGCTGGTATATGATAAGCAATGCCAATCCGTGGGATAACTTGAAATTTGACAGTGACGGAATTGCTGAGGTACGCAATAAATTCTTCGGAACGCTATACAATACCTACAGTTTCTTCAGTTTATATGCCAATTTGGACAATTTTCAATACGCCGAGGCGGATGTTCCCTTGGAAAAACGTCCCGAGATCGATCGTTGGATTCTTTCAGAATTAAATACATTAATCCAAAAAGTAGACGATGCCTATGCCGACTATGAGCCAACGCGAGCTACAAGAGTCATCTCAGAATTTGTTCAGGAGAACCTCAGCAACTGGTTTGTTCGCTTAAGCAGAAGACGTTTTTGGAAGGGTAGTTACGGCGAAGATAAAATTTCGGCCTATCAGACGCTATATACCTGTTTGGAGACCGTGGCACGACTGGGAGCTCCGGTAGCACCTTTCTTTATGGATCGTTTGTATAAAGACCTAACCGAGGGAATTGTGAAAAAAGGAGAAGAATCGGTTCACCTAAGTAACTTTCCAACGAGTAATGCGTCTTACATAAACACTGCTCTAGAGCATAAAATGCAACAGGCACAGACAATATCGTCACTGGTATTGTCGTTACGTCAACGAGAGAAGATTAAGGTACGACAACCGCTTCAGAAAATTATGATTCCGGTTTTGGACAATGCTTCAAGAAAGGAAATTGAAGCTGTAGCCGATTTAATCAAGTCGGAAGTAAATGTGAAGGAAATCGAATTGATTGACGAAGGCTCCGGAATTCTGGTAAAACAAATAAAACCGGACTTTAAAAAGCTGGGACCTCGCTTCGGGAAAGACATGAAAGCAGTTGCACAGGCAATTACAGGATTTGGGCAGGAGCAAATTTCAGAATTGGAAAAAGAAGGGGAAATAAGTGTTTTTATTAACGAAAAAAATACTACATTGAACCTTGATGACGTAGTAATAAGTTCTCAGGATATTGAAGGATGGTTGGTCGCAAACGCCAATGGAATCACCGTTGCATTGGATATTAGCATCACTCCGGCCTTAAAAAATGAAGGTATTGCCAGAGAG